From Magnolia sinica isolate HGM2019 chromosome 13, MsV1, whole genome shotgun sequence, one genomic window encodes:
- the LOC131224185 gene encoding uncharacterized protein LOC131224185 produces the protein MRAVMSTYHLMMKFPAEGGVGYLRGDQREARRYYAITVRKGSVKQTLTVNVLDPKSPAEDSSMEDLTTVVLEEADPSRTVLLGSSPNSEHRLNVDPDHKPVKQKRRTFDAERYLAIADEVSKLLGFEFIEAVYYPNWIANVVLMKKANGKWRVCVDYSDLNKTCPKDSFPQPRID, from the exons ATGCGGGCGGTTATGTCTACTTATCACCTTATGATGAAGTTTCCCGCCGAGGGAGGGGTTGGATACCTCCGAGGGGATCAGCGTGAAGCTCGGAGGTATTATGCAATAACTGTAAGAAAGGGTTCGGTGAAGCAGACCCTCACTGTTAACGTCCTCGACCCTAAATCTCCTGCAGAAGACTCCTCCATGGAGGACTTGACGACCGTCGTACTCGAGGAAGCTGACCCTAGCAGAACGGTTCTGCTCGGATCGTCGCCGAATTCTGAGCATCG GCTGAATGTGGATCCGGATCACAAGCCAGTGAAACAGAAGAGAAGAACATTCGACGCCGAGAGGTACTTGGCCATAGCAGATGAAGTGTCGAAGCTTCTCGGCTTTGAATTCATTGAGGCAGTATATTATCCAAACTGGATCGCTAACGTGGTCCTCATGAAGAaagccaacgggaagtggcgggtctgtgtagactatTCGGACCTGAACAAGACTTGCCCTAAAGACAGCTTCCCTCAGCCTCGGATTGATTAG